A window of Synergistaceae bacterium genomic DNA:
GAGCTTCTTATTTTCTTGTCCATCAAAGGCAGGTAAGGGAATCACAGTTTTACGAACAGCAGAAGGCAATTTAATGTCAGGCCCTACAGCTACAGAACAGCAAGATCCCGAAGATAAATCTACAACAGCAGAGGGACTCGCCGAAGTTCTCAAGGGTGCGCAAAGACTCGTTCCTAAATTCCCCGTAAAAATGAATATAACTACTTTTGCAGGAGTTAGAGCTAATACAGAATCGGGCGATTTCGAGATTAAAGCATTGAAGACTCCGCGCGGATTCATAAATGCTGCCGGCATAAAATCACCGGGATTCACTTCTGCTCCGGCAATTGCGGTTTATATAGCTGACTTAATACGTGAAGAACTCTCAGACAGAATTAAATTAATTCCCAACGAAAAATTTATACCTGAACGCCGCAATATTCCCAGATTCTTATATTTAGACATGGAGTCAAGAAAGAAATTAGCTCAAGAGAATCCGGCATATTCTCAAATTGTCTGCAGGTGTGAGACAGTTACAGAAGGCCAAGTAATTGAGGCAATCAAACGCGGAGCTCGTACTATTTCAGCTGTCAAAATGATGACTCGTGCGGGAACTGGACGATGTCAGGGCGGTTTCTGTTGTCCCAGAGTCGCAGAAATTTTATCGCGCGAGTTAAATATACCACTTGACGAGATAACAAGGCACGGCGGAGAATCTAAATTACTTGTCGGGAAGACTAAAGAGTTTTTGCTGAATAAGGAGGCTGGCACTAATGAATAATAATAATATCGACGTGTTAATAATAGGAGCTGGCCCGGCCGGAGTCGCTGCTGGTATAGGAGCAAAGCAGGAAGGCGCAAAAAATGTCGTTGTCATTGAACGTGATTGGGATTTAGGCGGAATTTTACAGCAATGTATTCACCCGGGATTCGGTCTCAGGACA
This region includes:
- a CDS encoding NAD(P)/FAD-dependent oxidoreductase, with product MNNYDVIIIGSGITGASIARELSKYKLNIAVIDKASELPSGASRANSSMIHGGFDDEPGTVKAKFCVPGNKLWHKLKYELDIHLDECGSFVCAFNDSEVKHLEKLLEQGNKNGSPGLEIISGDKLREREPNTNPEIIAALWSPEAGIINNFEAVNAMIESAQINGADLFLETLATGLILDDEKNIKGVHTNKGDFLAPVIINAGGVHSGEIAEWAGDKSFKIIPTKGEYYLLDRTTGNFITSFLFSCPSKAGKGITVLRTAEGNLMSGPTATEQQDPEDKSTTAEGLAEVLKGAQRLVPKFPVKMNITTFAGVRANTESGDFEIKALKTPRGFINAAGIKSPGFTSAPAIAVYIADLIREELSDRIKLIPNEKFIPERRNIPRFLYLDMESRKKLAQENPAYSQIVCRCETVTEGQVIEAIKRGARTISAVKMMTRAGTGRCQGGFCCPRVAEILSRELNIPLDEITRHGGESKLLVGKTKEFLLNKEAGTNE